One genomic segment of Synechocystis sp. LKSZ1 includes these proteins:
- a CDS encoding YoaK family protein has translation MKQFLNHANILALLLSGVAGFVDATSFLGLNHLFTAHITGNLVVAVTDFVGVGPKITWIRLTIIPLFMAAVMGSTLFSRFRAIRPFHFFWLEASSLLVFTGFCLIYSGLNTSPLKDLALFLAGSLGVISMGIHNTAMRETLGNLAPTTAMTNNLTQFTMDLSSFSLIQLSPQVSPLVSEYSALQQRLGKFGSSLLGFSLGAMVGGLLTHYFGFGPLLLPTLTMAGLALQSQVKER, from the coding sequence ATGAAGCAATTCTTAAACCATGCCAATATTTTGGCTCTGCTATTGAGTGGGGTTGCCGGTTTTGTCGATGCCACCAGTTTTTTAGGCCTTAATCATTTATTCACGGCCCATATCACCGGTAACTTAGTGGTGGCAGTGACAGACTTTGTTGGCGTCGGGCCAAAAATCACCTGGATTAGACTGACGATTATTCCTCTCTTTATGGCAGCGGTGATGGGCAGTACTCTCTTTTCTCGATTCCGGGCCATCCGCCCTTTCCATTTTTTCTGGCTGGAGGCCAGTAGCCTCTTAGTCTTTACTGGCTTTTGCCTAATTTACAGCGGTTTGAATACTTCGCCGCTGAAGGATTTGGCCCTATTCTTGGCGGGTTCCCTGGGCGTTATTTCCATGGGGATTCACAACACTGCCATGCGGGAAACCTTGGGGAATTTAGCGCCGACTACAGCTATGACTAATAATTTAACCCAGTTCACCATGGATCTCTCCTCCTTTAGCCTGATTCAACTATCACCCCAAGTTTCTCCTCTAGTCTCGGAATATTCGGCCCTGCAACAACGATTAGGAAAATTCGGTAGTTCTTTATTAGGATTTAGCCTCGGGGCCATGGTGGGAGGCCTATTAACCCATTATTTTGGCTTTGGGCCTTTGCTGTTGCCGACTTTGACGATGGCGGGACTGGCCCTCCAGAGCCAAGTAAAGGAGCGATAA
- a CDS encoding Calx-beta domain-containing protein: MNIQQFDLFGVYSYLTHFATLESFWGQFEAIYGTGYDFAAAEALRLQWANGDFSQLPAIQVVETESLGTASGAYAQANNTIYLSERFLATAPASVITAVVLEEVGHFVDVLVNESDSPGDEGEYFANVALNQDLSELNLRRLQAENDLIFMVIEGQNLLVEQANFTGTNGNNTILGTAEDDTINPGLGNDKVDGGAGNDLLIVDYSSNAYNGTSPNAGIRSYIYNNSTSGFNGSYSAYYNSGYDDDYISFSGIERFHITGTIANDDIETGDGDDVINSGDGNDTINANDGNDVINAGDGDDVIDNNNGIDTIDAGQGIDRLINGNFGTITTGLSFDETGTTHSAISLPNGSIAKNIEYFTNLITGNGNDVINYSQRTDNDLKTGGGDDTINPGLGYDKVDGGLGNDLLIVNYSSNTYNGTSPNAGIRSSIYNNSTSGFNGSYSADYNSGYDNDYISFSGIERFHITGTVANDDIETGDGDDVINSGGGNDTINVNDGNDIVNAGDGDDVIDNNNGIDTIDAGQGIDRLINGNFGTITTGLSFDETGTTHSAISLPNGSIAKNIEYFTNLITGNSDDVINYSQRTDNDLKTGGGDDTINPGLGYDKVDGGLGNDLLIVDYSSNTYNGTSPKAGIRSSIYNNSTSGFNGSYSADYNSGYDNDYISFSGIERFHITGTVANDDIETGDGDDVINSGGGNDTINANDGNDIVNAGDGDDVIDNNNGIDTIDAGQGIDRLINGNFGTITTGLSFDEAGTTHSAISLPNGSIAKNIEYFTNLITGNGNDVITYSQRTDNDLKTGGGDDTINPGLGYDKVDGGLGNDLLIVDYSSNTYNGTSPKAGIRSSIYNNSTSGFNGSYSADYNSGYDNDYISFSGIERFHITGTVANDDIETGDGDDVINGGGGKDSLYGNNGNDSYILNVNNAAGSVIYDSIGNDRLTLNGTQISLVKAEVGKVGLGRLNQTLIIDLNQDGILDANTDLSIEKFYNDPFSSTPGSGFLETVDNLSGLDIIQTIVQNNFPSLSIQDSAIWEGNSGTKNLTFTVTLSPASLQPVTVKFATSTPSGHTATSNVDFTATNGTLTIPAGQLTGQINVPIIGDTTNENSETFVVNLSNASNAVIQKSQAIGTIEQDDTPTSPLVLTGGTVQIAYVAYYGRPGDPGGLAFWNQVFGSQPVVFGSPEFETLANNFGTGSEANRLYGALSNRDKVKKVYNLAFNRDPEQGGWDFWTGLLDQNKVTPVNFALAVALGASNGEEPDLTILRNKVASADLISKAIDTPLERQATSGPSNEVFGRNWLAPFGDTSASLYAAETALAQFVASAGF, from the coding sequence ATGAATATCCAGCAGTTTGATCTCTTTGGCGTTTACAGCTACTTAACTCACTTCGCTACCCTGGAGTCCTTCTGGGGCCAGTTTGAAGCTATCTACGGCACGGGCTACGATTTTGCAGCGGCCGAGGCCCTGCGGCTGCAATGGGCCAACGGGGATTTTAGCCAGTTACCGGCTATCCAAGTTGTTGAAACCGAGTCCCTGGGAACGGCCTCTGGGGCCTATGCCCAGGCCAATAACACCATCTATTTGTCTGAGAGATTCCTGGCCACGGCTCCAGCCAGTGTGATTACGGCGGTGGTGTTGGAGGAGGTTGGCCATTTTGTCGATGTGCTAGTAAATGAGAGCGATTCACCTGGGGATGAGGGGGAATATTTTGCCAACGTAGCGTTAAACCAAGATCTGTCAGAACTGAACTTAAGAAGACTGCAGGCTGAAAATGACTTAATTTTTATGGTGATTGAAGGACAAAATTTATTAGTAGAACAAGCGAATTTCACAGGAACCAACGGAAATAATACAATTCTAGGAACCGCAGAGGATGACACGATCAATCCAGGATTGGGTAATGACAAAGTAGATGGAGGAGCGGGAAATGACTTATTGATAGTGGATTATTCTAGTAATGCCTACAATGGAACCTCACCTAACGCAGGCATCAGAAGCTATATCTACAACAATAGTACGTCTGGATTCAATGGTTCTTACAGTGCTTACTATAACTCTGGCTATGATGATGACTATATTAGCTTCTCTGGCATAGAGCGCTTTCATATTACGGGAACTATAGCGAATGATGACATTGAAACTGGTGATGGAGATGATGTTATCAATAGTGGTGATGGTAACGATACCATTAATGCGAATGACGGTAATGATGTGATTAATGCAGGTGATGGAGATGATGTTATTGATAACAACAATGGAATTGATACAATAGATGCTGGTCAAGGAATAGATCGACTCATCAATGGTAATTTTGGTACGATAACAACGGGACTTAGCTTTGATGAAACGGGAACAACTCATTCCGCCATTTCACTACCCAATGGTAGCATCGCTAAAAATATTGAGTATTTTACAAATCTAATAACAGGTAATGGCAATGATGTCATTAACTACAGCCAACGCACTGATAATGATTTAAAAACTGGTGGTGGAGACGACACAATTAATCCAGGATTAGGCTATGACAAAGTAGATGGAGGACTGGGCAATGATTTATTAATAGTAAATTATTCTAGTAATACTTACAATGGAACCTCACCTAACGCAGGCATCAGAAGCTCTATTTACAACAATAGTACCTCTGGCTTTAATGGTTCTTACAGTGCCGATTATAACTCTGGCTATGATAATGACTACATTAGCTTCTCTGGCATAGAGCGCTTTCATATTACGGGAACAGTAGCCAATGATGACATTGAAACTGGCGATGGAGATGATGTTATCAATAGTGGCGGTGGTAACGATACCATTAATGTGAATGATGGTAATGATATAGTTAATGCAGGCGATGGAGATGATGTTATTGATAACAACAATGGAATTGATACGATAGATGCTGGCCAGGGAATAGACCGACTCATCAATGGTAATTTTGGTACGATAACAACGGGACTTAGCTTTGATGAAACGGGAACAACTCATTCCGCCATTTCACTACCCAATGGTAGCATCGCTAAAAATATTGAGTATTTTACAAATCTAATAACAGGCAATAGTGATGATGTCATTAACTACAGCCAACGCACTGATAATGATTTAAAAACTGGTGGTGGAGACGACACAATTAATCCAGGATTAGGCTATGACAAAGTAGATGGAGGACTGGGCAATGATTTATTAATAGTGGATTATTCTAGTAATACTTACAATGGAACCTCCCCTAAAGCAGGCATCAGAAGCTCTATTTACAACAATAGTACGTCTGGATTCAATGGTTCTTACAGTGCCGATTATAACTCTGGCTATGATAATGACTACATTAGCTTCTCTGGCATAGAGCGCTTTCATATTACGGGAACAGTAGCCAATGATGACATTGAAACTGGTGATGGAGATGATGTTATCAATAGTGGCGGTGGTAACGATACCATTAATGCGAATGACGGTAACGATATAGTTAATGCAGGCGATGGAGATGATGTTATTGATAATAATAATGGAATTGATACGATAGATGCTGGTCAGGGAATAGACCGACTCATCAATGGTAATTTTGGTACGATAACAACGGGACTTAGCTTTGATGAAGCTGGAACAACTCATTCCGCCATTTCACTACCCAATGGTAGCATCGCTAAAAATATTGAGTATTTTACAAATCTGATAACAGGTAATGGCAATGATGTTATTACCTACAGCCAACGCACTGATAATGATTTAAAAACTGGTGGTGGAGACGACACAATTAATCCAGGATTAGGCTATGACAAAGTAGATGGAGGACTGGGCAATGATTTATTAATAGTGGATTATTCTAGTAATACCTACAATGGAACCTCCCCTAAAGCAGGCATCAGAAGCTCTATTTACAACAATAGTACGTCTGGATTCAATGGTTCTTACAGTGCCGATTATAACTCTGGCTATGATAATGACTACATTAGCTTCTCTGGCATAGAGCGCTTTCATATTACGGGAACAGTAGCCAATGATGACATTGAAACTGGTGATGGAGATGATGTTATCAATGGTGGCGGTGGTAAAGATTCTCTTTATGGAAATAATGGCAATGATTCTTACATTCTGAATGTCAATAATGCTGCGGGTAGCGTAATCTATGATTCAATAGGCAACGACAGATTAACGTTAAATGGTACTCAGATTTCCCTAGTTAAAGCTGAAGTAGGTAAAGTGGGTTTAGGTCGTTTAAATCAGACATTAATTATCGATCTAAATCAAGATGGTATTTTAGATGCCAATACCGATCTTAGTATTGAAAAATTTTATAACGATCCATTTTCCAGTACGCCAGGTAGTGGATTTTTGGAAACAGTTGATAATCTATCGGGATTGGATATAATCCAAACAATCGTGCAAAATAATTTTCCTAGCCTCAGCATTCAAGATTCGGCTATTTGGGAAGGAAACAGCGGCACTAAAAATTTAACTTTCACTGTTACTCTTTCTCCGGCCAGTCTTCAGCCTGTAACCGTTAAGTTTGCAACATCTACCCCAAGCGGCCATACCGCAACCTCGAATGTGGATTTCACGGCTACCAATGGCACTCTTACCATTCCTGCAGGCCAACTGACCGGCCAGATTAATGTGCCGATTATTGGCGATACTACCAACGAGAATAGCGAAACCTTTGTGGTCAATCTGAGTAATGCCAGCAATGCTGTTATCCAAAAATCTCAAGCCATTGGCACGATTGAACAGGATGATACCCCGACCAGTCCCCTGGTGTTGACGGGAGGTACTGTCCAGATTGCCTACGTGGCCTACTACGGCCGGCCGGGTGATCCCGGTGGTCTAGCCTTTTGGAATCAAGTCTTTGGTTCTCAGCCGGTGGTCTTTGGAAGTCCTGAGTTTGAAACCCTAGCCAATAACTTTGGGACGGGCAGTGAGGCCAACCGTCTCTATGGGGCTTTGAGTAATCGCGACAAGGTCAAAAAAGTCTATAACTTGGCCTTTAATCGAGATCCAGAGCAAGGCGGTTGGGACTTCTG